From a single Xiphophorus maculatus strain JP 163 A chromosome 5, X_maculatus-5.0-male, whole genome shotgun sequence genomic region:
- the txndc11 gene encoding thioredoxin domain-containing protein 11 isoform X1, with the protein MLRRVRQSLRQVLLLMARRPDILCGAIVLSVLLMLAVKFTCSRAKDVVAAARPPVRFFSVDAPVVDLYLGQLDQVERLRSMAEVSFIFFYAPWCAHSMAARQEVTQVAKNLAKQVQFVAVNCWWSRGKCRRQKRFYHYPIIHLFYRRFGPIEYRGPFVAPYIESFTLRVITPLTYLPTRAHLENFLSQHESGVVGFFQFNSSPQPPGYITYLSSALQTLRRDVHGVVRFGVVTSKHVAEAVSLREDETVYLHRRFNSSLIFPRKKLNFTSEAVCKWVFEHYETVVQWLLPPGTKSRLLEGELTKGPALLLFMPHDPLQSEPSAILQQFADIAVRYHSCERSSADDRLPFYTSLCCRSVPVPESRTSACEVCLRLSGPSLPVSSARCLFPSASQEGDRFGTYLNRCCLHQPPSPISMISATSEGCSHYVSSYSPFTQFSACCKTLEPQLNESQAKEEPGLPPPPSVPPSSAPIQEEEENDGITGLHCRTNRTLRFYVLDIGLNWPLAERLGASSQKNSPVHKGASTEGDGNRDWSFVAIVNLKYEVHYVLQHNPDATLTESLETFIRNFSSPHSHLQRHLVGEDDRKEGGGGANPPEEQQQQRRLVTELTTSSFVSSIMDHQKDVLLFYYTQWCGFCSVLNHVLIQLARLLQGNHTITVARVNVARNDLPWEFMVDHVPSILLFPRHRKHLSVKYPADLPITLPNLLRFILQHSDSLRQANGSSAVAPESGAVLHAEFLALQHEVQALHHARQRLSQQLAQLWRENRQLKFDIRGIEQSLERQMQEKSRRLAEALKRLQELADASETLLNENVLLKVLLRALRDRTEADEQAEADREEAGQEDGRRAS; encoded by the exons ATGCTGCGCCGGGTGCGGCAGTCTCTCCGGCAGGTGCTGTTACTGATGGCCCGGAGACCAGACATTCTCTGCGGGGCCATCGTGCTCAGCGTCCTGCTCATGCTGGCGGTGAAGTTCACATGCAG CCGCGCTAAGGATGTGGTGGCGGCGGCGCGGCCTCCGGTCCGGTTCTTCTCTGTCGATGCCCCGGTAGTGGACCTCTACTTGGGTCAGCTAGACCAG GTGGAACGTCTCAGGAGCATGGCCGAggtgtcttttattttcttctatgcTCCCTGGTGTGCTCACTCCATGGCTGCTCGACAGGAAGTGACACAGGTTGCTAAGAATCTGGCCAAACAG GTGCAGTTTGTGGCTGTTAACTGCTGGTGGAGTCGAGGGAAATGCAGGAGGCAGAAACGTTTCTATCACTACCCCATCATCCATCTGTTCTACAGAAG GTTTGGGCCAATCGAGTACAGAGGACCGTTTGTGGCTCCATATATTGAAAGTTTTACCCTCAGAGTCATCACACCACTGACTTACCTCCCGACCAGAGCGCATCTCGAAAACTTCCTGTCCCAGCATGAG TCTGGTGTGGTGGGTTTCTTCCAGTTCAATTCCTCTCCACAGCCTCCAGGGTACATCACCTACCTGTCCTCTGCCCTGCAGACCCTAAGGAGAG ATGTCCACGGCGTTGTGCGGTTTGGAGTTGTGACGAGCAAACACGTGGCAGAGGCCGTCTCACTCAGAGAGGATGAAACGGTTTACCTGCACAGAAGATTCAACTCTTCTTTG ATTTTTCCAAGAAAGAAGCTAAACTTTACATCGGAGGCCGTCTGCAAGTGGGTGTTTGAGCACTATGAGACGGTCGTCCAGTGGCTGCTGCCTCCGGGGACGAAGTCCCGCCTGCTGGAGGGCGAGTTGACGAAAGGCCCTGCACTGCTTCTGTTTATGCCACATGACCCCCTGCAGTCTGAGCCAAGTGCCATACTACAGCAG TTTGCAGACATTGCTGTACGTTATCACTCCTGCGAGCGCTCCAGCGCAGACGACCGTCTGCCCTTCTACACCTCGCTGTGCTGCCGATCTGTTCCCGTTCCGGAGTCCAGAACCAGCGCATGCGAGGTCTGCCTCAGGCTGTCCGGGCCGAGCCTCCCCGTCTCCTCGGCTCGCTGCTTGTTTCCCTCCGCTTCGCAAGAAGGAGACCGATTCGGGACTTATCTGAACCGCTGCTGCCTTCACCAGCCACCCTCTCCCATATCCATGATAAGTGCGACCTCGGAGGGCTGCAGCCACTACGTGAGCAGCTACAGTCCCTTTACTCAGTTCAGTGCCTGCTGTAAAACATTAGAACCTCAGCTTAATGAATCACAAGCCAAAGAAGAGCCGggacttcctcctcctccgtccGTCCCTCCATCCTCTGCTCCCAtccaagaggaggaggagaacgaCGGCATCACAGGGCTGCATTGTCGGACTAACAGGACTCTCAGGTTCTACGTGCTGGACATTGGCCTCAACTGGCCTCTGGCCGAGCGACTCGGAGCGTCGAGCCAAAAAAACTCTCCTGTTCACAAAGGGGCTTCCACAGAAGGCGACGGCAACCGGGACTGGTCATTTGTGGCCATCGTCAACCTGAAATACGAGGTTCATTACGTTCTTCAGCACAACCCAGACGCCACGCTGACAGAGTCTCTAG AGACGTTCATCAGGAACTTCAGCTCACCGCACAGCCATCTACAGAGACATTTGGTCGGAGAGGATGACAGAAAGGAGGGTGGAGGCGGAGCCAATCCTCCGgaggaacagcagcagcagcgccgcCTCGTCACCGAGTTGACCACTTCCTCCTTCGTGTCTTCCATCATGGACCatcaaaag GACGTGCTGCTGTTCTACTACACTCAGTGGTGCGGCTTCTGCTCCGTTCTCAACCACGTCCTCATCCAGCTGGCCCGACTGCTGCAGGGGAACCACACCATCACCGTGGCCAG GGTGAATGTGGCTCGTAACGACCTTCCCTGGGAGTTCATGGTGGATCACGTCCCTTCCATCCTGCTGTTCCCCAGACACAG AAAGCACCTCAGTGTGAAATATCCCGCCGACCTTCCCATCACCTTGCCAAACCTCCTCCGCTTCATCCTGCAGCACTCCGACTCTCTGCGTCAGGCCAACGGGTCGTCCGCCGTGGCGCCGGAATCCGGCGCCGTACTCCACGCGGAGTTCCTGGCCCTCCAGCACGAAGTCCAGGCCCTGCACCACGCCCGCCAGCGGCTCTCGCAGCAGCTGGCGCAGCTGTGGCGCGAGAACCGCCAGCTGAAGTTCGACATCCGCGGCATCGAGCAGAGCCTGGAGAGGCAGATGCAGGAGAAGAGCCGGCGGCTGGCCGAGGCGCTGAAGCGTCTGCAGGAGCTGGCGGACGCCTCGGAGACCCTGCTGAACGAGAACGTGCTGCTCAAAGTCCTGCTGAGGGCGCTGAGGGACAGGACGGAGGCCGACGAGCAGGCCGAGGCGGACCGAGAGGAGGCGGGACAGGAAGACGGCCGCCGAGCTTCCTGA
- the txndc11 gene encoding thioredoxin domain-containing protein 11 isoform X2 — MLRRVRQSLRQVLLLMARRPDILCGAIVLSVLLMLAVKFTCSRAKDVVAAARPPVRFFSVDAPVVDLYLGQLDQVERLRSMAEVSFIFFYAPWCAHSMAARQEVTQVAKNLAKQVQFVAVNCWWSRGKCRRQKRFYHYPIIHLFYRRFGPIEYRGPFVAPYIESFTLRVITPLTYLPTRAHLENFLSQHESGVVGFFQFNSSPQPPGYITYLSSALQTLRRDVHGVVRFGVVTSKHVAEAVSLREDETVYLHRRFNSSLIFPRKKLNFTSEAVCKWVFEHYETVVQWLLPPGTKSRLLEGELTKGPALLLFMPHDPLQSEPSAILQQFADIAVRYHSCERSSADDRLPFYTSLCCRSVPVPESRTSACEVCLRLSGPSLPVSSARCLFPSASQEGDRFGTYLNRCCLHQPPSPISMISATSEGCSHYVSSYSPFTQFSACCKTLEPQLNESQAKEEPGLPPPPSVPPSSAPIQEEEENDGITGLHCRTNRTLRFYVLDIGLNWPLAERLGASSQKNSPVHKGASTEGDGNRDWSFVAIVNLKYEVHYVLQHNPDATLTESLETFIRNFSSPHSHLQRHLVGEDDRKEGGGGANPPEEQQQQRRLVTELTTSSFVSSIMDHQKDVLLFYYTQWCGFCSVLNHVLIQLARLLQGNHTITVARVNVARNDLPWEFMVDHVPSILLFPRHSTPTLCVRPTGRPPWRRNPAPYSTRSSWPSSTKSRPCTTPASGSRSSWRSCGARTAS, encoded by the exons ATGCTGCGCCGGGTGCGGCAGTCTCTCCGGCAGGTGCTGTTACTGATGGCCCGGAGACCAGACATTCTCTGCGGGGCCATCGTGCTCAGCGTCCTGCTCATGCTGGCGGTGAAGTTCACATGCAG CCGCGCTAAGGATGTGGTGGCGGCGGCGCGGCCTCCGGTCCGGTTCTTCTCTGTCGATGCCCCGGTAGTGGACCTCTACTTGGGTCAGCTAGACCAG GTGGAACGTCTCAGGAGCATGGCCGAggtgtcttttattttcttctatgcTCCCTGGTGTGCTCACTCCATGGCTGCTCGACAGGAAGTGACACAGGTTGCTAAGAATCTGGCCAAACAG GTGCAGTTTGTGGCTGTTAACTGCTGGTGGAGTCGAGGGAAATGCAGGAGGCAGAAACGTTTCTATCACTACCCCATCATCCATCTGTTCTACAGAAG GTTTGGGCCAATCGAGTACAGAGGACCGTTTGTGGCTCCATATATTGAAAGTTTTACCCTCAGAGTCATCACACCACTGACTTACCTCCCGACCAGAGCGCATCTCGAAAACTTCCTGTCCCAGCATGAG TCTGGTGTGGTGGGTTTCTTCCAGTTCAATTCCTCTCCACAGCCTCCAGGGTACATCACCTACCTGTCCTCTGCCCTGCAGACCCTAAGGAGAG ATGTCCACGGCGTTGTGCGGTTTGGAGTTGTGACGAGCAAACACGTGGCAGAGGCCGTCTCACTCAGAGAGGATGAAACGGTTTACCTGCACAGAAGATTCAACTCTTCTTTG ATTTTTCCAAGAAAGAAGCTAAACTTTACATCGGAGGCCGTCTGCAAGTGGGTGTTTGAGCACTATGAGACGGTCGTCCAGTGGCTGCTGCCTCCGGGGACGAAGTCCCGCCTGCTGGAGGGCGAGTTGACGAAAGGCCCTGCACTGCTTCTGTTTATGCCACATGACCCCCTGCAGTCTGAGCCAAGTGCCATACTACAGCAG TTTGCAGACATTGCTGTACGTTATCACTCCTGCGAGCGCTCCAGCGCAGACGACCGTCTGCCCTTCTACACCTCGCTGTGCTGCCGATCTGTTCCCGTTCCGGAGTCCAGAACCAGCGCATGCGAGGTCTGCCTCAGGCTGTCCGGGCCGAGCCTCCCCGTCTCCTCGGCTCGCTGCTTGTTTCCCTCCGCTTCGCAAGAAGGAGACCGATTCGGGACTTATCTGAACCGCTGCTGCCTTCACCAGCCACCCTCTCCCATATCCATGATAAGTGCGACCTCGGAGGGCTGCAGCCACTACGTGAGCAGCTACAGTCCCTTTACTCAGTTCAGTGCCTGCTGTAAAACATTAGAACCTCAGCTTAATGAATCACAAGCCAAAGAAGAGCCGggacttcctcctcctccgtccGTCCCTCCATCCTCTGCTCCCAtccaagaggaggaggagaacgaCGGCATCACAGGGCTGCATTGTCGGACTAACAGGACTCTCAGGTTCTACGTGCTGGACATTGGCCTCAACTGGCCTCTGGCCGAGCGACTCGGAGCGTCGAGCCAAAAAAACTCTCCTGTTCACAAAGGGGCTTCCACAGAAGGCGACGGCAACCGGGACTGGTCATTTGTGGCCATCGTCAACCTGAAATACGAGGTTCATTACGTTCTTCAGCACAACCCAGACGCCACGCTGACAGAGTCTCTAG AGACGTTCATCAGGAACTTCAGCTCACCGCACAGCCATCTACAGAGACATTTGGTCGGAGAGGATGACAGAAAGGAGGGTGGAGGCGGAGCCAATCCTCCGgaggaacagcagcagcagcgccgcCTCGTCACCGAGTTGACCACTTCCTCCTTCGTGTCTTCCATCATGGACCatcaaaag GACGTGCTGCTGTTCTACTACACTCAGTGGTGCGGCTTCTGCTCCGTTCTCAACCACGTCCTCATCCAGCTGGCCCGACTGCTGCAGGGGAACCACACCATCACCGTGGCCAG GGTGAATGTGGCTCGTAACGACCTTCCCTGGGAGTTCATGGTGGATCACGTCCCTTCCATCCTGCTGTTCCCCAGACACAG CACTCCGACTCTCTGCGTCAGGCCAACGGGTCGTCCGCCGTGGCGCCGGAATCCGGCGCCGTACTCCACGCGGAGTTCCTGGCCCTCCAGCACGAAGTCCAGGCCCTGCACCACGCCCGCCAGCGGCTCTCGCAGCAGCTGGCGCAGCTGTGGCGCGAGAACCGCCAGCTGA